The genomic stretch CGTTGCAGGCGCGGGGTCTGTTTTTCTCCGACTCGATCGAGTTGGTGGCGTGGGTCGGAAGAGCGATTTCTCCGCGGGCCGGTTCACCGGGCGCGGAGCGGGGCGGAGGCTCGCGGGGCGAGGGTGGTCGCCGCGGTGGGCCTCCGCCCGATCACTCGCTCGGCGCGAAGGCGGTGACGCTGGAATTGTGCAATCGCGGCTCGAGCGAAGTGCACGTCGAGGTGGTCGATTTCGCATCGAAGTACGGCAATTTCGCGGTGCGGCCGCGGGTCTTCGTGCTGGCGGCGGGCGCGACCATGCGTGCCGAGCCGATGCTTTCGCGTATCGAGGTGGTGGATACCGTGTCGCCGTTGCGAGTGCGGTTGTCGTGCGACGGAGAATTCGAGGAGCAGACCTTGGTCTTGCGGCCGGAGGTGGCGTCGCCGTCGGACGAGGTCATGGCGTGGTGGGACGCGATCGCGCAGGAGCGGGGCATCCCGCCGATTGCGCGAACGGGCTCGGGGTTCAGGGTTTGGCGGGCGCGGGGGCGTGGTCGCGCGAGGCGCCGGTGACGGCGTAGCGGTAGCCCTCGATCACCGGAGCCGGCACGAGCACCCGGTGTTCGCCTTGTTCGAGGACGAAGCGGAACGAGGTTTCGCGTGGCGGGAGCCGGGGCTGCAAGAGCTTCACTCGGAGTATGGTCTCTCCATCGGGGGCAGTGGTGGTGTGGACGGGTTCCCAATCGACGATATCGCCCGGAACTTTGCCGCACATGACGGCGGCCACCAATGCCGCCGGGGTGTGGTAGGCCTCGCGCAGGTCGGCCGGCATCGAGGCGAAGAACGCATCGGCTTCGCGTCGCGCAACGGCATCGAAGGCGAGGGCGTCGGCCAGGGCGGACGAGTCTCCGGCGGCGGCATGGGCGAGGAGGGATTCGAAGGCCCTCTCGGGTGTAGCGCGGCCGACGTCCTGCCAAGGGTACACGTCCGCTCGAGACGGCGGGGCGGCGTCGGGAGACGCGGCCGGCGTGGAGGCGGTGCGGAGATGCGCGAGGCGTTCCTCGAGCGCGCGCCGGTGGCGGACGAGTTCCGCGACTTCCGGCGGTGCGTCCCGAACGGCCGAGTGAGATTCGACGTTTGCCTCTGCTCGCGCCGAGTCTCGCGAGGCACCCGAAGGGCGGAGGGCGGCGAGACGGTGAAGACTCCAGGCGACAGTCGCCCCGGACGCGAGGAGCACGATGGTGCAGAAGGCTCGATACGAGTTCACGGCGAGGCGTGGTCAAAACCACACGGGATCGGTGAGGGTGAAGCGAATCGGAATCTGGACGCGTGTGGGGACCGGCCGGCCCTCTTTCATGCCCGGCTCGAAGGACCAAGTGCTCACCGCCTCGATCGCGGCGTTGGTGAATGCCGGGTGTGTGGAATCGAGTGGTTCGAGCGATGTCACGTTTCCCTGCGCGTCGACGACGAAGCCGAGGACGACCTGTCCCGTGATGCGTGCGGAGCGCAGTTCGAACGGGTAATTCGGGGGCGTTCGGGTCCCGGGGCGTGGCGCTTGGTCGAGGGCGGTGATTTCGAACGTGCCTGGAGCGGAGAGGGACGGTTTGCGCGCGGTTTCGATGCGCGCGGGGCGAGGCGAGACGGCCGCACGGGGACGCGCGGCGTGAGATTCGAGTTCGGCGATCTCGCGCTCGAGCGCGTGGACGAGTGTGCGCTCCGTCGTAGCCATGAAGTGGATACGAGAAGGGTCTTCGCTCGTGGTGTCGGCGGCGACGACGGTGGTTGCTTCCCGAGGCGGTCGATCGTCGACCGAGGCGAGGCGGCGGCTCTCCCGTACGTGCAGACCGGTGGTGACGCAGGCCGCGCAGGCGGCGAGCGTCGCGACAGCGGTGGGTAGTTTGTTCATGGATACGAGCGCGAGCGTGGAGGCGATCGAACCGGAGGACGCCGCGGACGCGGCGAGCGATTTCGCGACCACCGCTCCGAGGCAGGCGGAGGGTGGAGCGAGCGAGGCTTCGCCGGTGATCGCGGCGGCGAGCGCGGCGGTGGTCGTCGAGAGGCCGCGGGATGCGAGGCGAAGGCGGAGTTTCTCGAGAGCGCGAGAGACGCGCATGCGAGCTGCGTTTTCGTTCGTGCCGAGGCGGCGTCCGATCTCGAGGAACGGAGCGTCGCGAAAGTAGCGCAGGAGCACGGCCTCGCGGTCGGTGGGCGGGAGGCGGGCGAGGGCATCGTCGAGGAGAGGGCGAATGCGGTCGGCGTCGGGGGTGGGCATGGTGGCGACGGTGAATGTTTCGTCGGCTTGCATGTGGGCGGCCTTCGATTCGCGGGCGCGTCGGCGCTGCTCGCCGCGTACGATCTTTGCGGCGGCGTAGCACGCGCTCGTGTGCAGCCAGCCGGCCAAGGGGCGATCGCTCGCGTGAACGGCGGCGGCCTTGCGGGCGAGGTCGGAGAAGACGAGTTGCACCACGTCCTGTGCGAGGTGCGTGTCGCCCGCGAGTCGGCGCAAGGCGGTGGAGTAGACGAGACTCAGGTGGCGCTCGACGATCGCCTCGAAGGCGGAGGCGTCGTGACTTTCGACGAAGGTGCGAAGCTGCGCGGTGTCGTCGTGCATACGTGATGCATGATGGCACCCGCCGAGGTGGAAAGCGCACAAGAATCCACCTTGTTTCGCGTGCGGACCACCTCGCGCCGGAGCGAGCGTGGATGGGAGCGGATCAGCGTTCCGAGGTGGAAGGGGCCGACGGAGGCGGAGGCTCCGGGGGGAGGACGTGCTCGTGGTCGCGGATGTGGTCCGGGCAATAGCAGGAGTCGTCGGCGCACTTCGAGCAGTAGCGAAAATCGAGTTGTGGATGCGTGTCGCTGTCTTTGCCGCAGACCTTGCAGCGGTGTCGGGGTTCGGCGGCGGTGGACGCGGCTTCGCGGCGTGCGCGCGCCTGATGCGTGGCGCGGCGGCGGTTGCGCCGGACGACGTCGAGGATGTCGCGGGCGAAGAAGGCGAGGAAGTTTCCCGTGGCGGCGAGGACGGCGAGGCGTTCCGGCCAAGGTCCCTTGATCAAGGCGATGCCGTAGAACACCCACGCGACGAGGGCGAGCCACTTGATCTTCACCGGTAGGACGAAGAAGAGCGCGAGTTCGAAGTTGGGCGCGAGCCAAGCGAAGGCGAGGAACACGGAGCCGGCCAAGAATGCGTTCGACACGATCGAGTACGGGGCGACGAACGAGAGGCCGACGGTGAGCGCCCAACCGAGGAGGAGAAAGCCGTTGTAGCGTGCCGTGCCCCATTGCGCCTCGAGCGAACTGCCCATCATCCAGAAGAGATACCAAGCGAAGGCGAGAAAGACGGGATGTGTCTCCGGTGGCACGAAGAGAAACGTGAACACGCGCCACCACTCGCCGTGGACGACGTAAGCGGGCACGAGCAGCATGCCTTCGATGTTTCTTCGCGCGACCGTTTCGATGCCGAACGCCGCGACCTGTCCGACGACGAGGTAGAGCGAGACGTTGGGAATCGCGAAGGAGGAGAGGAAGCGGAGAAGGCGTTGCAGAGGGTTCATCACGAACGAAACGAAGAGCGCTCGCCACGGTGTCGTATGCGGCGTGGGCGGAGGACGGGAAGGAATGGTGCACGAGGCCGGGAGTGCAAGCCGGGCCGGCCGGTTGCGGGCGGCCGCGGAGCAATGTCCTTGCATGCCGCGGGGAACGGACGTGCGGTGACGCCCGGGCTTTCTCCGGCCCCGTGGTCGTCCTCTCTCATGTCTTCGCCCCTTACCGATCAGGAACTCTCGGCGGCGGTGGCCGAGCTGCCGCCCGTCTCGTCCGTGCTTCACCGTTTGTTGGACGTCTTGAACGATCCGGACAGTGATCTGGACGACGTCACGCGCCTCGTCCAAGTCGAGACGGCGCTGGCGGCGCAGGTGCTGCGTTTGGCCAACAGTGCGGTCTTCGCGGCTCCGGAACCTGCCTCGACGATCGGTGAAGCGGTCCAACGGCTCGGAGCCGCGGAGGTGCACATGCTCGTGTCGACGCTGGTGAGTCGACAGTTCGTGGCGCGCCCGCTTCGATACTACGCGCTGGAGGCGGACAAACTCTGGGAGCACGCGCTCGCAGTGGCGGTCTGTGCGGAGACGGTGGCGCGGGAGACGCGCGGCGACCGCGCGATGCTCTATCTCGCGGGCATCTTGCATCCGGTCGGGATGATCGCTCTCGATCGCGTGGCGCACGCGAGGGGGCTGTCCCCAAGAAGTGGAGACGCGCCGATTTCGACTTGGGAGGAGGCGACGTTCGACACGGACAATGCGGGCGTGGCATCCTATGTCCTGCAGAGCTGGAATCTGCCGGAGGCGGTGGCATTGTGCGTGGCGGGTCGATACGATCCGCAGCTCGGTCAGGAGCACGAGAAGGAGGCACGCATGCTGCACGTGGCGAGCTGCATGGCCGGTTCGATGGGTGCCGCACTCGAATCCGAGCGCGGTGTGTTCCGGGCGAAGGCCGAGATGATCGAGTCTGCCGGCGTGGCTTGGGACGAGTATTCCGAGCTGGTGATGGAGGCGTCGCAACGGCTGTTGCGCACGCGCACGTTGCTCAGTCTCGCGTAGGGAGGAAAGCACTACGACGCCGGGCTGGCGACCCTCGGCAGGCGTCGAGGTGGGTGCTCACTCGGGCATCTCGTAGATCTCGGCGATGGCGATGCCGGTGCTCCCTTCGAACCCCGCCAAGTGGAGCGTGTAGGCACCGGGAGCCAGGGTCAGGAGCACGGCGGTTTCTTGACGATCGACGAATTCGAACGCGCCGACTTCGAGGAACGCCGAGGTGAGTTTGGGTTGGAGAAACGTCGGGGAGTCCCAGTCGTCGGCCTTGCGCAAGATCGTGCCTGCACCGTCGTAGAGCGCCAGCGTCGGATCGTCGAGGAAGCCGGCGATGCCGAAATCGCCCAACGTGTCTCCGGCGGCTCGCAGGAGGTAGCGGCGCGGGTTGGGTCCGGAGACGACGAAGCCGGCGATGAGGATGCCGTCGTCGACACCCACCGCACCGCGGGTGGAGAGGTTGGAGAGCCGGCTGTCGCGGCCGTCGTTGCCGTCCACGTCGTAGGCCTCGACCACGGCGAGACCCTCCGTGTCGCCTTTGGAGGTGACGATCGCGGTGTAAGCGCCGGGAATCAGGTCGACCAGCACCGCTGCGTCGCCGAGTCCCGGAGCGAGGGGAAACGCGCCCACCAGTTCGGTGGCGGAAGCGATGGCGGCGGCGTCGGTGCTCGCGTGCCAGTCGTCGTTGGAGGCCACCAAGACTTCGCCGGGAGATACGTCGGTCTTGCGCCGCAATTCGAGGACCGGATCGGCGATCGTGCCGGCGAGCCCGTATTCGGGAGTGGCGAGCGTCGGGGCGGCGGCGCGCACGAGGACTCGACGCGTTTCCGAGCCGGTGAGGACGAAGCCGACGATCATGGCGCGGTCGCCCGCGCCGACGAGACCGCGTGTGGAGAGGTTGGCCAGCCGGGTGGTGGCGGAGCGGACGGCGGGAGCGACGGTCACGGTGGCGGCGTTGGAGACGGATTCTCCGAGCGGAGTCTCCAGCGAGACCCAGTAGCGACCGGCGTCGTCGAGTTGGGGTGCACCGAGCAGGGCGTTGCCTTCGTTGATGGTGAAGAGGATTTCCACGGACGAAGAACCGGGGGGTTCCAGATACCACGCGTACTGCAGCAGATCCGTTTGGGGCGGCGGTGGGCCGCCGTCGACGAGAAGGGAAAAGCCACCGGAAGGGCCGGCCTCGACGAGCGTGAGATCGGGCAGTCGGTTGGTGATCGTGGGGCGGACGGAGGAGCCGCCGTAGATGTGAACTGCGCCGGCGATGTCGTCTTCTTGAAGCACGTGGACCCCGCTGACCCTCGAATTCATCACCGCGGAGACGGTCTGTGGCGGTGTGGCTTGATTTGGGTGGTCGAGCCCGAGGACGTGGCCGAATTCGTGCAGGGCGACACGTTGGATATCGGTGGCGGCGCGAAGTGCTCCCCGGTAGGAGTTCCAAGCGACGGCGGTGTTGAAGACCACGTCGCACTCGACGATGCGAAGACCGAAGGTGCCTCCACGCGTGCTCGCGGCGACGGCCAAGGTGGTGGCACCGAAGGGCTCGCCGTAGACGGTTTCCGAGAAGAACACTTCGTTGCGTCCGTTGCGCCGCGTGCCTGCGGTCCCGTTTTCGATCGAGAACGTGAATTGCGTGCGGGCCATGTGCGCATTCCACATCGCGAACGTGGGCGATACGGCGGCATTCCAACTCGTGACACCGTCGATCAAAGTGCCGCCGGGGATCGTCGGTTTGCCGGTGCTGGTGTCGAGCAGGAGTTTCATCTCGATCGTCTGTCCCGCCCAGCCGCCGTTGGCGTCGAAGGCCTCCATCGTGGCCGGGAGCGCGGCCGCGAGAATCAAGAAGGCGAGCGCTCGGCCGCTGTGCGCAGACCGTATCCGGATTCTGGATTCAGCGGACATCGGCCGCCTCCTTTCGCTCCAGCGTCTCGCGGACTCGTGCGGCGAACGCCTCGGGAGAGAGCGCTTCGATCGCGCGGGCGGCGAGCGGTGCGGGCAAGGCTCCGGTCATGGGCAGGGAGACTTGGGAGACGTCGAGCAAGGGAGCGTTGTTTTCGCGGGCCACGTAGGGACGGCCGGATCGCGGCTCGACGAGGATCCGGTAGCGGCCGTGGCCAACGGCGTAGAGCGGGCAGATCACGCGAGTGTCCGCCTCGACGAAGAGGAAGTCCTCTTCCCCCGGCACGAACACCGGCATGCCGGAGATGCGCAACTCCTCGGCTCCGACCCGACCACCGAGAAAATCCAAGGAGAACGTCGGGGCGGTTTCACCCTTGAGCGTTTCGAGCAGTTTCCACGTGACGCGCGTCTTCACGATCGGCGTGCCGTCGCGGCTGACCGTCGCGAATGGTTCGACCGAGAGTACGCGTGCGCGCGCGATCGAGCCCGAAGCGTGGACCAGTTCTTCGAATTCCGGAGCGATGACCGAGATGGCGGAGACCTCGGCCGTAATGAACACGTGAGCGGCGAACGCACCGAGCACGGCGACCGCGCGACGCAGGCGCAGAGGAAGCAAAGCTAGACGATGGACCATGGAGGCGATGGGATTGCGACGCAGGTGGAGGGGCGACGCGATGGGGACCGTGTCGGCGAGCCGAAGTTGCCACCGCCGCTGCGAAAGAGGCTAGCGCGCCGAGGCCGCCATGCAAGTGGCTCGGTGCAGGAAAATCCCGAGGGGATTTCCGCGGCGCGAAACCTTTTGCACCGTCCGTTGTCGGAGGGCATGCTGTCGCCTCCATGAACTCGCCCATACACCCCCTCCGTGCCGGTCTCGTGCTGGCCGTCTCGTCCACGCTGCTCCTCGCGGCTTGTCAGAAGTCCGACTCGACGGCCTCGTCCGCGCCGGCCCAAGCCCCGGCAGCGGCTCCCGCCAAGAACGACGTCGCGGCCATGCAGGATGCGGCCGCGAAGGTGGCTGCCGATACGAAGAAACAGGTCGACGACCTCGCGGCCTCGGCGAAGAAGGAAGCAGACGCCGTCGTGGCGAAAGCGCAGAAAGAGGCCGGAGA from Opitutales bacterium ASA1 encodes the following:
- a CDS encoding HDOD domain-containing protein: MSSPLTDQELSAAVAELPPVSSVLHRLLDVLNDPDSDLDDVTRLVQVETALAAQVLRLANSAVFAAPEPASTIGEAVQRLGAAEVHMLVSTLVSRQFVARPLRYYALEADKLWEHALAVAVCAETVARETRGDRAMLYLAGILHPVGMIALDRVAHARGLSPRSGDAPISTWEEATFDTDNAGVASYVLQSWNLPEAVALCVAGRYDPQLGQEHEKEARMLHVASCMAGSMGAALESERGVFRAKAEMIESAGVAWDEYSELVMEASQRLLRTRTLLSLA